Within Chloroflexota bacterium, the genomic segment GGCCGGGTTCCTGGTGCCGATCTTCGCGCTCCCACTCATCCTGGGCGCCGTGCCCTACCTGGTGCGCCTGGTCAGGCGCCGCCGCTGATCGACGCCGCACGGCGTGGCTCGATCCGTCCTGACCCTGATCCTGGCTGGCGGTGAAGGGGAGCGCCTCTCGATCCTGTCGCAGGTCCGAGCCAAGCCCGGCGTCCCGTTCGGGGGGAAGTATCGGATCATCGACTTCACCCTTTCGAACGTGGTGAACTCGGGCCTGACCGATGTCGGGATCCTGACCCAGTACGCGCCCCGCTCGCTCATCGACCACATCGGGGTGGGGCGGCCGTGGGACCTCGACCGCAGCCACGGCGGGGTGACCCTCCTCCAGCCATTCCTTGGCCGCGGTCGAAACCGCGACTGGTATCGCGGCACCGCCGACGCCGTGCTCCAGAACCTGGACTTCATCGCGGACCGAGACCCGGAGCTGGTGCTGGTCCTGGCCGGAGACCACGTCTACAAGATGGACTACCGGCCGTTCGTGGCGCTCCACCGCGCCCGCGACGCCGACCTGACGGTGGCGGTCCGAACCGTGCCCATGGCAGAGGCGAATCGGTTCGGCATTCTCGAGCTTGGAGATGCCGGGCGAGTCACCCGCTTCGTGGAAAAGCCGGCCCGGCCCACGTCCAACCTGGTCAGCATGGGTGTGTACGCATTCAGCTGGCCACTCCTGCGCGAAGTGCTGTCGGCCGAGCGGCTGGACTTCGGCCGCGACGTCCTGCCCGCCATGGTCGCGTCGGGCCGAGTCGTGCACGGCTACGAGTACCGCGGCTACTGGCAGGACATCGGCACCGTTGACGCGTACTGGCAGGCGAGCATGGATCTGCTGGCTGACAATCCCCCGATCGACCTGTACGAGACCGGCTGGCTGATCTACACCAAGAGCGAGGAACGGGCACCGGCCCGCATCGGCTCCCAGGCCTCGGTGTCGCGCAGCATGATCAGCCACGGCTGCGTGGTG encodes:
- the glgD gene encoding glucose-1-phosphate adenylyltransferase subunit GlgD, with the protein product MARSVLTLILAGGEGERLSILSQVRAKPGVPFGGKYRIIDFTLSNVVNSGLTDVGILTQYAPRSLIDHIGVGRPWDLDRSHGGVTLLQPFLGRGRNRDWYRGTADAVLQNLDFIADRDPELVLVLAGDHVYKMDYRPFVALHRARDADLTVAVRTVPMAEANRFGILELGDAGRVTRFVEKPARPTSNLVSMGVYAFSWPLLREVLSAERLDFGRDVLPAMVASGRVVHGYEYRGYWQDIGTVDAYWQASMDLLADNPPIDLYETGWLIYTKSEERAPARIGSQASVSRSMISHGCVVEGTVDHSILSPGVRVGLGAVVRDSIVMFDSEIGEGAVIDRAILDKECVVGAYARVGEGQVLRPNRSEPERLFSGLTLVGKKARVPARTRIGRNCRIDPYVIESDFPRRRVASGDTVVHAG